A window from Flavobacterium sp. 83 encodes these proteins:
- the glgB gene encoding 1,4-alpha-glucan branching protein GlgB, translated as MNKVISHSLFTDFDIDLFKAGKHFRLYEKLGAHLINVDGVDGVYFAVWAPTAHSVSVVGDFNFWTQGEHLLQVRWDSSGIWEGFIPTITKGATYKYKIQSNNGGIVTEKADPFAFYCEKPPHTASVVWDLDYKWKDKNWMKTRQNHNGLDKPYSVYEVHLGSWKRHAEENRFLTYLEFAEDLVNYVKETGFTHVEFMPIMEYPYDPSWGYQLVGYFAPTSRFGNPQEFMHLVDKLHEAGIGVILDWVPSHFPDDAHGLGFFDGSNLFEHPDRRKGYHPDWKSLVFNYGRNEVRSFLISNALFWLHHYHADALRVDAVASMLYLDYSRNDGEWEPNIYGGRENLDTISFLKEFNEAVYLNYEGVQTIAEESTSFPMVSRPTSVGGLGFGMKWMMGWMHDTLEYFQKDTVYRKYHQNDLTFSMTYTFSENFMLPLSHDEVVYGKKSIAGRMPGDEWQKFANLRLLYGYMFTHPGTKLLFMGSEFGQSSEWNFEGSLDWHLLQYPFHEGVKKLITDLNKLYKTEPALYEKQFSPEGFEWINYSDHQNAVMSFIRKGNNPKEDVIVVCNFTQVVRPNYRIGLPKKGKLIEIFNSDAAEYGGSGLSNPKKITIEALPYDGRDYSVELLLPPLSVNVFKIS; from the coding sequence ATGAATAAAGTTATCTCGCATTCCCTTTTTACCGATTTTGATATCGATTTGTTTAAAGCTGGGAAACATTTTAGACTTTACGAAAAACTAGGAGCACATCTTATAAATGTAGATGGTGTTGATGGTGTTTATTTTGCAGTTTGGGCTCCAACTGCGCATTCTGTATCTGTGGTTGGGGATTTTAATTTTTGGACGCAAGGCGAGCATCTGTTGCAAGTGCGTTGGGATTCATCGGGTATTTGGGAAGGGTTTATTCCTACTATTACAAAAGGTGCTACCTATAAATATAAAATTCAATCCAATAACGGAGGAATAGTAACTGAGAAAGCAGATCCTTTTGCTTTTTATTGTGAAAAACCACCACATACAGCCTCTGTAGTTTGGGATTTAGATTATAAATGGAAAGATAAGAACTGGATGAAAACGCGTCAAAACCATAATGGTTTAGACAAACCTTATTCAGTATATGAAGTCCATTTAGGGTCTTGGAAACGTCATGCGGAAGAAAATAGATTTTTGACTTATCTTGAATTTGCTGAGGATTTGGTAAATTATGTAAAAGAAACTGGTTTTACCCATGTTGAGTTCATGCCTATAATGGAGTATCCATATGATCCTTCATGGGGGTATCAATTAGTAGGTTATTTTGCACCAACTTCCCGTTTTGGAAATCCACAGGAATTCATGCATTTAGTTGACAAATTGCATGAAGCAGGAATAGGAGTAATTCTGGATTGGGTGCCTTCTCACTTTCCAGATGATGCACATGGTTTGGGATTTTTTGATGGATCAAATCTTTTTGAACATCCTGATCGTAGAAAAGGGTATCATCCGGATTGGAAAAGTTTAGTTTTTAATTATGGACGAAATGAAGTTCGTTCGTTCTTAATCAGTAATGCATTATTCTGGTTGCACCATTATCATGCGGATGCTTTACGAGTAGATGCCGTTGCGTCAATGCTATATTTAGACTATTCCAGAAACGATGGAGAATGGGAACCTAATATCTATGGAGGAAGAGAAAATCTTGATACCATAAGTTTCTTAAAGGAATTTAATGAAGCCGTTTATTTAAATTATGAAGGAGTTCAAACCATTGCTGAAGAAAGTACTTCTTTTCCTATGGTTTCAAGACCAACATCAGTTGGTGGATTAGGATTTGGAATGAAATGGATGATGGGATGGATGCATGATACTTTGGAATATTTTCAAAAAGATACAGTGTATAGAAAGTACCATCAAAATGATTTGACTTTTTCAATGACTTATACTTTTTCTGAAAATTTCATGTTACCGCTTTCCCATGACGAGGTTGTATATGGAAAAAAATCAATAGCGGGAAGAATGCCAGGCGATGAATGGCAAAAATTTGCTAATTTAAGATTACTGTATGGCTATATGTTTACACATCCCGGAACTAAATTATTGTTTATGGGAAGTGAATTTGGACAAAGTAGCGAATGGAATTTTGAAGGAAGTTTAGACTGGCATTTATTGCAATATCCGTTTCATGAAGGGGTTAAAAAATTGATTACTGATTTGAATAAACTGTATAAAACAGAACCTGCCTTGTATGAAAAACAATTTAGTCCGGAAGGCTTCGAATGGATTAACTATTCAGATCATCAAAATGCGGTCATGTCTTTCATTCGAAAAGGAAATAACCCAAAAGAAGATGTGATTGTAGTTTGCAACTTTACTCAAGTAGTTCGTCCTAATTATCGTATTGGTTTGCCTAAAAAAGGAAAATTAATAGAAATATTCAATAGCGATGCTGCTGAATATGGAGGAAGTGGTCTTTCTAATCCTAAAAAAATCACCATTGAAGCCTTACCATATGACGGAAGGGATTATTCTGTAGAATTACTTTTACCACCTTTAAGCGTAAATGTTTTTAAAATTTCATAA
- a CDS encoding glycoside hydrolase family 31 protein codes for MITNTELEYKGDLYPTKIVSFKHEVDSVFFHTDNSVILKVTVLRDSLIRFRFTTKGYFSNDFSYAIDKSHTHGYNFLEVSEAEDYYQIKTSKVQCRIQKIDMRLSIFDLEDYLILEDELGFHWEESYEYGGNIVKMSKSSKNGECFYGLGDKATQLNLKGKRFENFATDQYAFQKDQDPLYKVVPFYIGLNNKKAYGIFFDNTFRTYFDFCQERRNIASYWADGGEMNYYFIYGPQMQDVVTTYTDLTGKPELPPLWALGYHQCKWSYYPESNLKEVAAKFRELKIPCDALYLDIDYMEGFRCFTWNNEYFPDPKRMVAELAADGFKTVVIIDPGIKIDKEYSIYKEALEKDYFCKRADGPYMKGKVWPGECNFPDFTNPLVREWWAGLFKELVSEIGVKGVWNDMNEPAVMEVPNKTFPMDVRHDYDGNPCSHRKAHNIYGTQMARATYHGVKRFAYPKRPFVITRSAYAGAQRYSSSWTGDNVATWEHLWIANIQVQRMCISGMGFTGSDIGGFAEQPSGELYARWIQLGVFHPFCRTHSSGDHGNQEPWAFDEEVIDITRKFVSLRYQLLPYLYTMFWQYIEEGIPMLKPLVYYDQEDIQTHYKNDEFIFGNQILVCPILEPNSLGRRMYIPRGQWYNYWTNEQVNGGKEIWVDTKFDQIPLFVKSGAIIPKYPIQQYVGQLEFDDLILDVYYKVGKEKSVVYEDSQDGYDYKKGRYSFLSFQTIGKEKELIIQVHKEGKYDTNYSKYKLNFIGLPFKVKKIEIDNEKVPFDKKKFENSNFIIVDKEFTELHIIGE; via the coding sequence ATGATTACAAATACAGAATTAGAATATAAAGGAGATTTATACCCAACAAAAATTGTTTCCTTTAAACATGAAGTAGACTCCGTTTTTTTTCACACAGATAATAGTGTGATATTAAAAGTAACTGTATTAAGAGATAGTTTAATACGTTTTCGATTTACGACAAAAGGATATTTTAGTAATGATTTTTCGTATGCTATTGATAAAAGTCATACGCATGGATATAATTTTCTTGAGGTTTCTGAAGCAGAAGATTATTATCAGATAAAAACTAGCAAAGTACAGTGTCGAATTCAAAAAATAGATATGCGATTGTCTATTTTTGATTTGGAGGACTATCTCATTTTGGAGGACGAATTGGGTTTTCATTGGGAAGAAAGCTATGAATATGGTGGTAATATCGTAAAAATGAGTAAGTCTTCTAAAAATGGAGAATGTTTTTATGGACTTGGGGATAAAGCAACCCAATTGAATTTGAAGGGGAAAAGATTTGAAAATTTTGCAACAGATCAATATGCTTTTCAAAAAGACCAAGATCCCTTATACAAAGTAGTTCCTTTTTACATTGGATTAAATAACAAAAAAGCATACGGGATTTTCTTTGACAATACTTTTAGAACTTATTTTGATTTTTGTCAAGAAAGAAGAAATATAGCCAGTTACTGGGCTGACGGTGGAGAAATGAATTATTATTTTATTTACGGGCCACAAATGCAAGATGTAGTAACCACATATACTGATTTGACAGGTAAGCCAGAATTACCACCACTTTGGGCGCTTGGATATCATCAATGTAAATGGAGTTATTACCCTGAAAGTAATTTAAAAGAAGTTGCAGCTAAATTTAGGGAATTGAAAATTCCATGCGACGCACTATATTTAGATATCGATTATATGGAAGGTTTTCGATGTTTCACATGGAATAACGAATATTTTCCTGATCCTAAAAGAATGGTTGCTGAATTAGCTGCCGATGGATTCAAAACTGTTGTAATTATTGATCCGGGAATTAAAATTGACAAAGAATATTCAATATACAAAGAAGCATTAGAAAAAGATTATTTCTGCAAAAGAGCAGATGGTCCTTATATGAAAGGAAAAGTATGGCCTGGAGAATGTAATTTTCCGGATTTTACAAATCCATTAGTCAGAGAATGGTGGGCAGGTCTATTTAAAGAATTAGTTTCAGAAATAGGTGTAAAAGGAGTTTGGAATGATATGAATGAACCCGCAGTTATGGAGGTTCCAAATAAAACATTTCCAATGGATGTGCGGCATGATTACGATGGAAACCCTTGTAGCCATAGAAAAGCACATAATATTTATGGAACTCAAATGGCAAGAGCAACCTATCATGGAGTGAAACGATTTGCTTATCCAAAACGTCCTTTTGTTATTACAAGATCGGCTTATGCAGGAGCACAACGATATTCATCATCTTGGACAGGTGATAATGTTGCCACATGGGAGCATTTATGGATTGCAAATATTCAAGTGCAACGTATGTGTATTTCAGGAATGGGCTTTACAGGATCTGATATTGGAGGATTTGCAGAGCAGCCTTCGGGAGAATTGTACGCACGCTGGATTCAATTAGGAGTTTTTCATCCTTTTTGTAGAACCCATTCTTCTGGGGATCATGGAAATCAAGAACCTTGGGCCTTTGATGAAGAGGTTATTGATATCACTAGAAAGTTTGTCAGTTTGCGCTATCAGTTATTGCCGTATTTGTATACTATGTTTTGGCAATATATTGAAGAAGGGATTCCAATGTTGAAACCATTGGTGTATTATGATCAAGAAGATATTCAAACACATTATAAAAATGATGAATTTATTTTTGGAAATCAAATTTTAGTTTGCCCTATTCTTGAGCCTAATTCGTTAGGAAGAAGGATGTATATTCCTCGTGGACAGTGGTACAATTACTGGACTAATGAACAAGTTAATGGAGGAAAAGAGATTTGGGTAGATACTAAATTCGACCAAATTCCACTTTTTGTAAAATCGGGTGCTATAATTCCAAAATATCCTATCCAACAATACGTTGGGCAATTAGAATTTGATGATTTAATATTAGATGTTTACTACAAAGTAGGCAAAGAAAAGTCGGTAGTTTATGAGGATTCTCAAGATGGATATGATTATAAAAAAGGACGGTATAGCTTTCTGTCATTTCAAACAATCGGGAAGGAAAAAGAACTGATAATCCAGGTTCATAAAGAAGGAAAATACGATACCAATTACTCAAAATATAAATTAAATTTTATTGGATTACCATTTAAAGTTAAAAAAATAGAAATTGATAATGAAAAAGTTCCATTTGATAAAAAAAAATTTGAAAATAGTAACTTTATAATCGTTGATAAAGAATTTACAGAGTTGCATATTATTGGAGAATAA
- a CDS encoding M48 family metallopeptidase: MKKYMLLGVCTLGLVYSCATNPLTGKKSLNFVSNSELFPSSFEQYGTFLKENKVITGTTDAKTVETVGIRIKAAAEKYLTYLGQSQYLNDYRWEYKLIDNKEVNAWCMPGGKIVVYSGILPVTKNDAGLATVMGHEVSHALANHGAQRMSAAQLQQLGAVGVAVATGSQSAEKQQMWQQYYGLGSQVGVMLPFSRSHESEADKIGLTLMAIAGYNPDEAIIFWQRMAAQSSGQAPPEFMSTHPSDATRIANLKVLVPEAKALAAKVGVIYR, from the coding sequence ATGAAAAAATACATGTTATTGGGAGTTTGTACACTAGGATTAGTTTATTCTTGTGCTACAAATCCTCTTACAGGAAAGAAAAGTCTAAATTTTGTTTCAAATAGTGAGTTGTTTCCATCGTCGTTTGAACAATATGGAACTTTTTTGAAAGAAAATAAAGTAATAACGGGAACTACCGATGCAAAAACAGTAGAAACTGTTGGAATTCGAATTAAAGCTGCGGCCGAAAAATATTTGACTTATTTAGGACAATCACAATATCTGAATGACTACCGTTGGGAATACAAATTAATAGACAATAAAGAAGTGAATGCTTGGTGTATGCCAGGAGGAAAGATTGTTGTTTATTCAGGAATATTACCTGTAACAAAAAATGATGCGGGTTTAGCTACCGTAATGGGACATGAGGTTTCACATGCATTAGCAAATCATGGCGCACAAAGAATGAGTGCAGCACAATTACAACAATTAGGAGCTGTAGGAGTTGCAGTTGCAACTGGCAGTCAAAGCGCCGAGAAACAACAAATGTGGCAACAATATTATGGATTAGGATCTCAAGTAGGAGTTATGCTTCCATTTAGCAGAAGTCATGAAAGTGAGGCTGATAAAATTGGACTTACATTGATGGCAATTGCAGGTTATAATCCAGATGAAGCAATAATCTTTTGGCAAAGAATGGCGGCACAATCTTCAGGACAGGCGCCACCGGAATTTATGAGTACACACCCATCTGATGCTACTAGAATTGCAAATTTAAAAGTATTAGTTCCGGAAGCGAAAGCTTTAGCTGCTAAAGTTGGAGTTATTTATAGATAA
- a CDS encoding MFS transporter, whose translation MADLPKGSKKLLNAWAFYDWANSVYPLVISSAVFPIFYEALFSDRNHYITVFGFSVKNSALISFVTAFAFLVVALISPLLSGISDYVGNKKSFMKFFCYLGALSCVGLYWFNLENIYIGLLFYFLGLIGFWGSLVFYNSYLPDIAFVEQQDKTSARGYSYGYIGSVILLIVNLGMIMMPDIFGITGTKGEAAMKAMRYSFIMVGIWWIVFSQYTYYYLPKGSRNTERKVTKALVFNGFRELKKVWHLLEENVALKKYLISFFVYSMAVQTVMLIATYFGAQEIAWTSKSESTIGLIICILLIQIVAIVGAVLTSKASEKFGNIPTLIVINCFWVLLCAAAYFITLPIHFYIMAGLVGLVMGGIQALSRSTYSKLLPETEDTASFFSFFDVSEKIGIVIGMLVYGIIDQITGSPRFAIVFLGVFFIMGVILLKRVPKSNDK comes from the coding sequence ATGGCAGATTTACCAAAAGGAAGTAAAAAATTATTAAATGCTTGGGCTTTTTATGATTGGGCAAACTCAGTTTATCCATTGGTCATTTCATCGGCAGTATTTCCAATTTTTTATGAAGCATTATTCTCAGATAGAAATCATTATATAACCGTTTTTGGTTTTAGTGTTAAAAATTCTGCGTTGATTAGTTTTGTTACTGCATTTGCCTTTTTGGTAGTGGCGCTAATTTCACCTTTATTGTCAGGAATCTCAGATTATGTAGGGAATAAAAAATCTTTTATGAAGTTTTTTTGTTATTTAGGAGCCTTGTCCTGCGTGGGATTGTATTGGTTTAATCTAGAAAATATATACATCGGATTATTGTTTTATTTTTTAGGTTTGATTGGTTTTTGGGGAAGTTTAGTGTTTTACAATTCCTATTTGCCGGATATTGCTTTTGTTGAACAACAAGATAAAACCAGTGCAAGAGGATATTCTTATGGTTACATAGGAAGCGTTATATTGTTAATTGTGAATTTAGGCATGATCATGATGCCTGATATTTTTGGTATAACTGGAACTAAAGGTGAGGCTGCGATGAAAGCCATGCGATACTCCTTTATAATGGTAGGGATATGGTGGATTGTTTTTAGTCAATATACGTATTATTATTTACCAAAAGGAAGTAGAAATACCGAACGCAAAGTGACTAAAGCTTTAGTGTTTAATGGATTTAGAGAATTAAAAAAAGTTTGGCATTTATTGGAAGAAAATGTTGCTTTGAAAAAATACCTTATTAGTTTTTTTGTTTACAGTATGGCTGTTCAGACGGTTATGCTGATTGCTACATATTTTGGAGCACAAGAAATTGCTTGGACATCAAAAAGTGAAAGTACAATAGGTTTAATTATATGTATTCTATTAATCCAAATAGTTGCCATTGTTGGTGCAGTTTTAACCTCAAAAGCTTCAGAGAAGTTTGGAAACATTCCTACGCTTATTGTAATTAATTGTTTTTGGGTTTTATTATGTGCGGCTGCTTATTTTATAACTTTGCCAATACATTTTTACATTATGGCAGGTTTAGTAGGACTTGTAATGGGTGGAATACAGGCTTTATCACGTTCAACATATTCTAAATTATTACCTGAGACAGAAGATACAGCTTCCTTTTTTAGCTTTTTTGATGTTTCTGAAAAAATTGGAATTGTTATTGGAATGTTAGTGTATGGAATTATTGACCAAATTACTGGAAGTCCGCGATTTGCAATAGTTTTTTTAGGGGTATTCTTTATAATGGGTGTCATTTTGTTAAAAAGAGTACCAAAAAGCAATGATAAATAG